A single Nostoc sp. PCC 7107 DNA region contains:
- a CDS encoding cyclic nucleotide-binding domain-containing protein, whose amino-acid sequence MLFRIPERWMHWVRCLLTFAWLVIIASLLYDPWTPALTKLNQASIPQQFANSCIHVQGKCFSGQSYFLGTTLMWGVIVPATIFILLVFGHELWRRICPLSFLSQIPRALGWQRQSQWQKAKAGKLHYKLAKVSPKSWLGKNYAYLQFGWLFIGLCGRILFFDADRLFLALWLLLTIALAMTVGYLYSGKTWCNYFCPMAPVEKIYSQPSGLFSSQANMSKSMCRIVLPEGKEQITCVACQNFCIDIDAESAYWESLKKPAESFVRYGYGGLVIGFFVDYYLYAGNWEYYFSGAWVRQSHQMGTILSPGLYLFGHQIDLPKLITVPMVLGGFTAISYILGRLAEKQAKIYSRRHNLYLSSDIIRHRIFTIFTFGIFNFFFIFAGRPLILLAPLWIQYIYNLLLVLLSTMWFYKTLLRRPHL is encoded by the coding sequence ATGCTCTTCCGCATACCTGAACGTTGGATGCACTGGGTGCGTTGTCTGTTAACTTTCGCATGGCTCGTAATCATTGCTTCGCTGTTATACGACCCCTGGACTCCAGCACTGACTAAACTAAATCAGGCTTCCATCCCACAGCAATTTGCTAATAGCTGTATTCACGTACAGGGTAAATGCTTCTCAGGACAATCTTATTTTCTGGGAACAACTTTAATGTGGGGAGTAATTGTACCTGCGACAATTTTTATTTTACTTGTTTTCGGACATGAACTGTGGCGACGCATTTGCCCCCTCTCATTTCTATCGCAGATTCCCCGTGCCTTGGGTTGGCAGCGTCAATCTCAATGGCAGAAAGCAAAAGCCGGAAAATTACACTACAAGTTAGCAAAAGTCAGTCCAAAATCCTGGTTGGGCAAAAATTATGCTTACCTACAGTTTGGATGGTTATTTATTGGACTATGTGGCCGGATTTTATTTTTTGATGCCGATCGCCTATTTTTGGCATTATGGTTGTTGCTGACTATTGCTTTGGCTATGACTGTTGGTTATCTCTATAGCGGGAAGACATGGTGTAATTATTTCTGCCCAATGGCTCCAGTAGAAAAAATTTATAGTCAACCTAGTGGATTATTCAGCAGCCAGGCTAATATGAGCAAGTCGATGTGCCGCATTGTTTTGCCAGAGGGTAAAGAACAAATTACCTGTGTTGCCTGTCAAAACTTTTGTATTGATATTGACGCAGAAAGCGCATATTGGGAAAGCTTAAAAAAGCCAGCAGAATCTTTTGTGCGTTACGGTTACGGCGGTTTAGTAATTGGTTTCTTTGTTGATTACTACCTTTATGCAGGCAATTGGGAGTATTACTTTTCTGGAGCTTGGGTACGGCAATCTCACCAGATGGGAACAATATTGAGTCCTGGACTTTATTTGTTCGGACACCAAATTGATTTACCCAAATTAATTACTGTGCCAATGGTATTGGGAGGATTTACAGCGATCTCCTATATTTTAGGACGCTTGGCGGAAAAACAAGCAAAAATTTACAGTCGTCGCCACAATCTCTATTTGTCTTCAGATATAATCCGCCATCGAATTTTTACTATTTTTACCTTTGGGATATTTAATTTCTTTTTTATTTTTGCTGGCCGTCCTTTAATTTTATTAGCACCATTGTGGATACAGTATATTTACAATTTACTATTAGTTCTACTTAGTACAATGTGGTTCTACAAAACTTTGCTGCGCCGTCCTCATCTTTAA